ATTTGGTTATATTATATTTGTACCAATTCAAGAATTAATTGTAAGAAGCGGAATTCAATCTGCGCTACAAAAGTTTTTATCTGTGGCAAAAAAAAGACAATGTGGTCATCAATTATTATGTCTAATATTCTTTTTGCAGGTGGCCATTCGCATATTAGTTTAGGATTTGCACTTTCTGCATTTATTCCTGGTATATTTTGGGGTTGGTTATACGCAAAACAAAATTCATTAATATCCGTAAGCGTTTCTCATGTTTTAATTGGTGTTTGGGGGGCATTTATTGTTGGATTTGAAAATATTGTATAGTTAATTAATTTTTTCTACATCCAATTTCTTTGGCTGGCACACCACCAACAATTAACCATTCTGCAACACTGTTAGTAACAACAGCTCCCATTCCAACCACAACATGGTTACCTATTGTTACATTATCTGTTATACATGCATTAGCTCCAAGCCAAACATCTTTACCTATATAAACACCATAAGATGTTACAGCCTGCTCTTTTATTAAAAAATCAGCCTTCATTCCATGATTAAAAGCATAAATTTTTACACCCGAAGCAATTCTAGAATTTTGTCCTATAAAAACGCCTTTTGCGCCTCCATCAATCACAACTCCAGTGTTAATGCTCACGCCATTTTCGATAGTAATTGGACCATGCAAAAAAACATGCGAAGCTATAGTCACATTATCTCCAATCGTAATTTGCCTACCTGGCTCAGCAAAAATATTTGCTTCAGGAGAAATAAAACAGTTTTTACCTATTTTCACTGTTTCTAACTCTTGCAGTTGTGCTTGAATTTCTTGTTGCCATGGTTCTGCCCAAATTTTATGTTTATCTTTTAATGAAAAATAAAGCCATGGCATAAAAGATAATCTTTTTTTATGTTGCTCAATATATTTATCCACGCAATGAACCTATAATGTTTTCAACTCAATTTTTTTGTAACTAATCATTGTCCGTCTAGCATCAAAAAGACTTTTATAGCTTTCGTAACGAATTCTGAGTTTTTCGGTTTCTGCACGTGCCGCAACTATTTTTTCTAGCATACTAATGTATTCTGGATCAGCTTCAGCTAAACGCTTTAACCGCGCTTCAGGTATTTTTTCAGTACTTAATTCAATTCTATTCATTATTTTAGAACGTACCGATGTTCTCAGTAATTCTAGTTTCTCGGCTTCTTTTCTTTTTTCAACATATTCTAATCCAATTTTATTAGCCAATTGAATAATTTCTTCCAATCCCATTTCTTTAATAGAAACAGAAGGCTGTTGAGTAAAAGTACTTTTTTGCACACTTTCTTCGGACAAATTATCACCTTTTTTAATTAATTTGAGTTTAAAACAGTATGGCTCATATTTAACATACGAACCAAGGTTTGTTTTGCAAGTGAACGTTGTGGCTCTGAAACAGCAATAACATTTTGTGGTGTACCCAATCTTATTTGCTCCAACGCCCAAGTTAAATGTGGCAAATCGATGCGATTCATGGTGCCGCATAAACACATAAAAGGATTAAGACTCACAACCGTTTTATCCGCGTTTTCTTTAGCAATACGATTAACCAAATTAAGCTCTGTTCCCACAGCCCATTTGCTACCAGAAGGGCTTGCTGCAATTGTTTTTACAATAAAATCAGTAGAACCAGAAAAATCTGATTTGTCGACAACTTCCATAGCACATTCGGGATGAGAAATAATTTTAAACTCAGGATCTTTCGCACGAATTTGATCTATTTGTTTTATAGTAAACATCATATGCACAGGGCAACAACCTTGCCACAACATAATAGTTGTATCTTTAATTTTATTTTTATCTAAACCACCGTAAGCCTTTTTCGGATTCCATAAACTCATTTGTTCCATTGGAATGCCCAATTTCTTTGCCGTATTACGACCCAAATGTTGATCGGGATAAAAAAATAAAATTTTTCGCTCACGCAATGCCCATTCTACTATTTTTGGTGCATTAGAACTTGTACAAACCACACCGCCTTTTTGCGCAACAAATGCCTTTAATGCAGCGCTCGAATTGATATACGTAACAGGCATTATGCTTTCATGACCAACAGTTTCAACAAGCTGCTCCCAAGCCTCAACAACATCGTCAACATCAGCCATATCGGCCATATCACAGCCAGCCCCTAAATCGGGTAACACAACAATTTGTTGTCCTGTTTTTAAAATATCAGCACCCTCAGCCATAAAATGCACACCACAAAACACAATAAAGTTTGCTTCAGATTGCCTTGCAGCATATTGAGCAAGTTGCAAGGAGTCGCCTCGAATATCACTAAGTTCTACAATTTCTGGTCGTTGATAATGATGTGCTAAAATAACAAGTTTTTTACCAAAATACTTTCGAACATCAGAAATACGTTTCAGCATTTCTGATTCAGTCAGGTTAGGGTAAGGGGCGGGCAATGGAGGTTGAAAAGCAATTGTCATAAAAAATCCTACAGCATTTTAAAAGTATTTTTTACTTACAGTCACATAACACTTACAATTTGAGCACAACTTATACAATAACTCCAGAACATTTTTTATTTTAAGACAACAGTTGACGCCCAAAAGAAAATAGAGTTTTCTAAGTAAATTGTAAGGGATCGATTATATAATTTTTAAATTAGTGAGGAGAAGTTAATTTATGATCTCAGCTATTAAAGTAATTGCTGTCATTGGAGCAGGACAAATGGGAAGCGGTATTGCCCAAATTGCAGCCCAGGCCGGTTATCAGGTTTTGCTTTGTGATTCTTACCCAGAAAGTTTACACAAAGGGCTTTTAACCATAGAAAAAAGTTTAACAAAACTTTTTGAAAAGGGCAAAATAGAAGAACATCCACCTGCAATTCTTGCTCGAATCAAAAAAACCTCGCAGCTTAGTGATTTAGCAAAAGTCGATTTTGTTATTGAAGCCGTTAATGAAAACGAAACATTAAAAAAAGAAATCTTTAAAGAACTCGATAAAATTGTCTCTCCAAACACTATATTTGCCAGCAACACAAGCAGTTTACCTATAACTCGCCTTGCCTCAGCGACGTCAAGAACAAATAAATTTATTGGCATGCATTTTATGAATCCTGTGCCAATTATGAGCTTAGTAGAAATTATTAGAGGCCACGCAACTTCTGAAGACACATATCAGATAACTAAACAAATTTCAGAAAAAATGGGTAAAACAACTGTTTGCTCGCAAGACTATCCAGGATTTATAATTAATAGAATACTAATGCCTATGATTAATGAAGCGTTTTATACTTTGATGGAAGGCATTGCAAACGCCGAAGACATTGATACGGGCATGAAGCTAGGAACAAACCAGCCCATGGGACCACTCACTTTAGCTGATTTTATTGGGCTCGATACCTGTTATGCCATTATGAAAGTCTTGCACGAAGGACTAGGGGACAGCAAATATCGCCCCTGTCCATTACTAAAAAAATACGTTGACGCAGGCCATTTTGGCAAAAAAGTAGGACAAGGGGTTTATAAATATTAAAAAAGCTATAAAAGTTTATTTTTATAGCACAATTCCGAAAAGAAAGAATTATAAAACACAGAGGGAAATAATGACTTTTTTTTCAACTCTTAGTTTAAAAATCAAGTTGATTCTATTTTCTATTTTTTTTGTAATTTGCTTATTAACTGTAGGAGGAATAGCAATTCAAAGGATTTCTATTCTTACCGATGATTACGATCAGGTTGCAAAAATTAGTCTACCCAAAATTAATGACGTATTTATAATGTTGAGTCTCTACAGACAGGTACGCATTGACCTCAGAACGCTGGGGATTCCAAATCTTTCGGAATCTCAAATTCAGCAAGCCTCCAATAACGTTCGTAAAAGCATCGAAGAATACGATGCTATTGCTAAGGATTTTCTAAAATACCCAATGGTAAATGGTCAAAAAAAGGTAAACGATCAAGTTCAGGAAAGTTGGAAGAAGTTTGTTGAGGTTGTAAATAAAGTTTTAACATACGCGAATTCACAAAAAGCAGGAGATTTTGAAAAAATGAGGGCTATCTTTCTTAAAGATTGCCCAGAAGCTGCTGAAAATTATCGGCTGCTTAACTTAGAGCTTATTAAAATTGTTGAAGACGGTACAAAAGATAGATTTAAACTCGCCCATGAGGCAGCCACTATGGGAAATATATTGGTAATTTCAGTTATTGGAACATCCGTTCTTTTAGGCCTGATTATTGGCTGGCTATTTTCATCCTGGATTACACAATCAATTTCAATTGGTTTCAATAAAATCTCTGCCAATGCGAGTTCTGTTTTAGCAGCTGCAAAAGAGATCTCGTCTTCATCCGAGGAGCTTTCTAATTCTGCAGGGCAACAAGCTACATCATTACAAGAGACGACCACTTCTGTTGAATTGCTCAGCTCAACGGTGACTAAAAATATGGAAAATGCCAAAAAAACTGCGATTCTTTCTACAGAATCAAAAAAAAGTGCCAATGATGGCGAATCATCTGTAGAAAGTATGCTTGCAGCTATGACAGAAATTCGTGTTTCGAATGAAACTATCATGAACAAAATTAATGCAAGCAATCTTCAATTATCTAATATTGTAAGAATGTTTAAGGAAATTGGTGATAAAACCAAAGTTATCAACGAAATTGTTTTTCAAACAAAACTTCTTTCCTTTAATGCCTCTGTAGAGGCCGCAAGGGCAGGTGAACAAGGTAAAGGCTTTTCTGTAGTCGCCGAAGAAATTGGAAATTTAGCTCGAATGAGTGGCATTTCTGCCTCTGAAATTTCAAATCTTTTGGCAAACAATATTCAAAAAGTTGAAATGATTGTCAATCAGTCTCAAAAAGAAGTGGAAGTTATCATTGCTCAAGGTAAGCAAAAGGTTGAGTTTGGAGTCGAAGTTGCGCATAAATGCGCAGCGGCTCTCAAAGAAATTGTGGGTAATATTTCAAATGTTTCTATAATGGCTGAAGAGATTTCAGTCTCAAGTGATGAACAGGCAAAAGGTCTTTCAGAAATCAATTCTGCAATGGTTGATCTAAACACTGTAACACAAAAAAATGCTTCTGCCACAAATCAAAGTTTTTTAGCCGTAAATAAAATTTCAGAACAAATTCTTTTTCTTAACAAGACTATCAGCGAGCTTGAGGTGATTATTCGCGGATTAAAATCTGTTGCTAAAAACGGTATGAAGTAAATCATCATCAGGGCTTTTCACAACATCCTAACTTGTTTAATAACCCAAATTTTAATCACACATTTGGTATTGTGTACAAAAAAAATACAACCTACACACTTATATATATTTCTATATAAGTGATAAAGTTTTTTAATTCACTGAAATTATTTCTAAAATTAATTATTTTTTGATAAATTAAAAATAACTTGCTATCGACTTCTCTAAAAATGATCTGCTATAAATTTTAAGAACCATTTTATTCCCTCAAAACATCAGGGAAGCGGGAAATAAGTATTATAATACTAGGAGGTTAATGTGAGTTTGTCGAACCATTCTTCATCAAAGGTCGTTCATTTCCTGAAAGCAAGAGCAAAAAACTTAATTGTTGCAAGTTTTTCTGTTGCAGCATTACTTGGAGTTGCAAGCGCATCTATTGTAATTTTTGCACCTGAAAAAATTACAAATATAAAACAACATTTTATCGCACAGGCATCTGCAAATGCATATTCTTTACCCCAAGCGACTAATGTCGCACCAGGTAATGATACTCTATTTTTAAAATCATTTAAAAAAGTGTTTTCTAATATTGCAAAAGAAAGTCGTCCTGCTTTGGTATTTATTATTGCAGAAAAAAAAGTACAAGTTCGTGCAAACGAATTTCCCTTTCCTGATGATTTCTTTTTTCCATTTATGCCACCACAATTTCGAGGTCCTGGTAATCAAAGAGACAAAAAGCAATCAATTGAAACCGATGGCGGCTCAGGATTTATTGTTGATATAAAGAATGGTTATATTATTACAAATAATCATGTTATTGAAGGTGCCGATAAAATAACTGTTACAACTTATGACAATAAAAAATACAAAGCTAAAGTCTTAGGTACTGCAAAAAACGTTGATATTTCTGTTTTAAAACTCGAAGATTTTAAACCTTCCAATGAACTTAAACAAGTGAGCTTAGCCGACTCTAATGAAGTTGAGGTTGGAGACTGGGTTATTGCCCTAGGTGCTCCATTTGAATTGCCACAAACTCTGACAATGGGCGTCGTCAGTGCAGTCCAAAGATCAAGTGATACCCTTGGAATTACAGGTACAAATAGTTTTATTCAAACAGATGCGGCAATTAACCCAGGCAATTCTGGCGGGCCACTTGTCAGTTTAGACGGGCAAGTCATTGGAATGAATACTGCAATATACTCAAAAAATGGCACCAGCGTTGGAATTGGGTTTGCGATTCCTTCTAATACAATTCGATTGGTTGCTGATTCTATTATTAACAATGGAAAACTCACTCAAGTTTATTTAGGCGTAGAAATGTATGACTTAAATAAATTTGGTGCTGCAGCCATGAAAGAAATGAAAATCGACCCCAATACTGAAGGGGCTCTTGTCATGAGAGTTGTTCCTAAAAGTCCCGCAGCGCAAGCAGGATTGCAACCATATGATATTATTCAAAGTATAAATAATAAACCCATAAAATCTAGCATAGATATTCAAAGACAAATTATATTTTTAAAACCAGGCACAAAAATTAAAATTGGAATTTTAAGAAACGGAAAAAATACCGAATTGACTGCAACTGTATCAGAAATGCCTTCTAAAAACTCCAATAATTCTGAGCCAAATGAAGATAACTCCAAAACTTCAAAATCACCGTCTTTGAGCTATGGACTTTATCTCTCCAACAAGCCATCTACTTCTGGAAAGGGCGTTTCCATAAAAGGGGTTCAAGCAGGGAGTTTGGCTGATAGAGCTGGGTTACAAGAAGGGGATGTTATTTTACAGGTGAATAGGGAAGACGTAAACACCAAACAACAAGTCGAAGATGCGCTTGAAAAATCTAAAAAAGCCAAAACTGCGGTTATATTCTTACTTGTAGCTCGAGAAGACGGCTCACGTTCTGCAATTATCTTACCTCTAAATAGTTGATCTCTTTATTTAGTTCAATAAAATCAATAGCAAACAATATGATGTGATTGGGTTCACATCATATTTTTAATTTAGTTTAGGTAAAAAAAATGAAATTTCCTAAATTTGTTCATACTATTAGTGGTTGGATCCAACCAGATGGCAAATGGCACCCCTCAGACGAATGGTGGCACATTAGTGCAATTTATGAACTAAAAGAGCTAGGGTGCCCTTATTTACAAGACACAGTCACCAAGAAAATATTACAAGAAGGCGACGAAATTAAAATTAAAAAACATATTTCAGATATAGGTTTTATAAAAATTTCACGCGCCCAAGTAGACGGAAATATATCAAATATTGCACAACTTTTTGCCCTTCAAAATTTACTAAGCCTTTGTAATCCAGACGAAGAGATTGGTATTTTAGGTAACAATGGAGTATTAAAAAACATTCGTATTGCAAGAATTATGAAACTAAAGAATCCAGGAATCCTCAGCAAAATCAAAAAAGAAGGACTCAATAATACCTAATTATAACAATATTATACATGTATTTTTTATATTTTTTGTTTTTTTTAGTAATTTTTATTAAAAAATAAATTTATTCTTAAAAATAAGAATTATTTAACAATAATTAAAATAAGTCGTTGACAAATAATAAAAATTAATTAATAATTTCACCGAGCTAATCATATTATTATTAGCTTATTTTACAGGAAATACCATGAAAAATAGAAAAATATTATTTACTTTATCTATAATTTTGCTTTTTATTCAACAAAATTCTTTTGCATACCTCTATGGCGCAGAAATAACGGTTTTAAATCAATCAAACCATGATATTATATTTAGAGCCGGCAAAATTAAAAATTTTATAACTTATAAAGATGTTCCTCTTAACGTTGTGAGTAAAGTAATTCCTTCAAAATCAAACTACACATATTCAACTAGTAACAATGATTATTCTGGGTTACTTTATCAAGATAACTTAACATGGATTGGAGTGGGAACAAACAATTTTGAACTTAAAGAAGATAAGACGTTTATTAATAACTGCAAAAGTTATTATAAATGGAAAGACTATCAATTAACTCTTTTATATATCCATACCGGTGGAGCATTTTGGGACATGTATAGCTATTTTACTCCCCCTGAAATCAATTCAAGAGACGAAAAGTTGAAAGTAAACTTTTTCCCTTTTTATAATGATGCTCCTGTAGGAAAAGCTGGCGAAACTGGCAAACTAACTATTACTGTAACAGATTAATTATTAATAACTATAAATTTAAAAAATCTTTATCAAAATCAAGGCTAAATGTAGGTTTTCTTTTAATCAAAGCAGCAATTCGAACAATGTTTTCTAAAGATAAATTACACTCACCTTTAAGAATTTTTGAAAGCTTTTCTGGGCTGATATCAAGCTTTATCACAAGTTCATTAAAACCTAATTTTTGTTGTTGCATGTAATTGTTCAGTGCTTGAGCTAGTCCATTTTGAAAAGACTTAAGCGCCCGATATTCCAATTCCATTTGAACTTCTATCTCTTTGATTTTTTGAGGGCAAACACCTGTTTTTAGATAATCTTGAAAACTTTTAAATTTCATTTAATTTGCTCCTTTAGTTTTTGCTAAAGAGTTTTTAGCCACCACTTAATTTGCTTTCTATAAGTGCACTTTCTTGTATCGGCATTTTTTTTAAATTATTTACAAAAATTTAATAAAATTCAATAATTTCAAGATATTTAATAACAAATACTGATCCATTAAATATATGGTATTATCGATGATTTAAATATCAAGTTTACTAATAAAAAATTAATATTTAAGATTACGCCTGATTGAACAAAGGGCTAAAGCCAACTTTAGAAGTCGGGACTTTACGTTCGATTTTAGGTAAAGAACAATGTTCTGTAAATCATTTTTATAAAAATTTAATTTAAAAAATAAATTACTATTTTAATTTAAAGGGTGGAGGTGCATAATCAATGAATTTTATTAATTTTCTTGTTACTTCTTCATGAGAAATGAATAAAACTAATTTATTGTCTCTATAAGATAAAATAATTGGATTTATATTAGCAATAGTTTTTATGCCATATGTTGTTAATTGAAAACTTCCTTTTCCACCTACCAAATATTTTTCATCAATTGCAAATAAGAACCAATCATTTAAAATATGATTAGCAGGTTGTGGAATTAAAAATTCATTGCCAAATTTTTTCTTACATTTTTCGCTTAAATCTTCTACATCATCAATTCCATTGTTTAGTAAAAAATATTTATACATTAATGCAATATGGTTATAGTTAAGAGATGTGAATTTTTCTTGCCATTTTCCTTTGACTTCTATATAATTATACGCCGTCCACTAAGTTTGTTGGCAACATAGATAACCAAAAATAAATATTTATACGGAAATTGATGAATATTGAAAACAGGATATGCTGCAGTTAACATTCGTACTTTCTTTTATAAAAGGACACTGCAGCACAATGAATAATGTACAACAACTTATGGATGATTTAAAGAGAATACCTCAAAATAAATTAAGTTTTAATCTTTTACGTCGATTATTTATAATTTTTTTATATTCCGTAGGATTTTCTGAAAAAAAGATTGAAACTTTATTATGCCTTTCAAGAGGACGGGCAAATTATTGGGTTTCAAACTATAAGAATAATGGTATTTATTTTTTACTTGATAAACCACGTTCTGGTCGTCCATCCTTTGTAAATAAAGAAGAAGTTGAAATTTTAAAAACTGAAATCATTCAATTAAATTCTGAATTTAATGAGGAAAAAGTTGTTCATGCCCAAATAATAAATAGTATTATAGAATCCAAAACGAAATTAAAAAAAAATTTAGTAAAAGTGGGTTATACAAGTTCCTTCAAAGAACATTAATAAGAAGAGTTGTTCCAAGAACAAAGCATATAAAAAATGACCCAGAAAAAATGGCCGAATGGATTAAAGATTTACCAAATAAAATTAATGAAATTAAAGTAAAAAATCCAGGAAAAAAAATAAACATAGATTTTCAAGATGAATCACGATTTGGACAAATGACAATAAAATCTGGTATTTGGAGTCCTTTCCCAATCAGACCAGAATTTAAAACTCAAATGGGTTATTTAAACTCATGGATTTATGCTACTGCTAACAAAGATACGGGCAAATATTTTGGAATGATATTACCAAATTTAAATGTTGAAAACATGCAAATTTTTATCAATGAGTACTCCAAGACCGTACCTAAGAATGAGCATATTATTATGATACTAGATGGAGCTAGTGCACATAAAAGCAAAAAATTAATTTTACCCCAAAATATATCATTTATTTTTTTACCTTCATTTTCTCCAGAGTTAAATCCAATTGAAAGGTTATGGAGTTATTTTAAAAGGAATCACTTATCATTTAAAATTTATAAAGATTATGAAGATCTCGTTCAAAAATGCTCTAGTGGTTGGAATCAATTAACACAAAAAATTGTCAAGTCAATTATGAATTCAAAACCTAAGGCAAGCTTATGTTAAAAACTTAGTGGACGGCGTATTATTAGAATCATCTGTAAGCCATTTCCACTCAGTTTTACCATCTGTACAAAAGACAAACGTTTTTTCTGATGAAAAAGCCTTATTAATAATAAAAAAATTTAGTATAATAAATAATAAACAATACTTCATAGATACCTCAATAGTTTGTGATTTTTAAAATGTATTTATGATATTAAAATTAACTGTAATTAAGAATTTTTAACAATATCTCCTGCATTTATTTTTATAAATACATCTTCTAGATCAGGAGATTCGGTGCAAATTTCAAAAACCTTTAATTTTAACTTATTAATCATTGAATTCAATAACTTTGAGGCATCTATAAAGGAGGTCATGCTTCCATGAATATATGTAATCGACAATTTTAAATTACAATTATTTTTAACAGCAGTTTTAATTGGTTCTGCAAGAATTGAGTTTTGTCTTAAAAAATTTAAATTTTCATCTAGCCATTGCGTGATATTATCTATTATAATTAAACACGATATTTTATGTTTCCCTCCCAATGCTAACATTTCTTGACTTTGCTTTAATGTGACAATTTCTCCTTTTTTTATAATTGCAATTCTGCTACAAAAATCTTCTGCTTCTTGTAAGTAGTGGGTTGTTAAAATTATTGTCATGCCTTGCTTATGAAGGTCTTCTACAAAGCGCCACATTGTTCGTCTTAGTTCAACATCAACTCCTGCTGTTGGTTCATCAAGAATTAAAATCTTAGGCTTATGCACTAACGCTCTAGCAATCATCATTCTGCGCTTCATACCGCCACTCAGTTCACGGGTTGTTTTTTTTCTATGTTCTGCAAGTAAAAGTTTTTCTAATAAAAAATCAATCCATTCTTTATCTGGATAATAGCCAGAAAGCTTACTCTGAATTGCTAACATGGTTGGTAAATCAAAAAATGAATCAGCAATGAGCTCTTGCTGAACGACCCCTAATAATCTTTTAACTTCGGAGGTATTATTTTTTACACTTAAACCTTCAACAAAAATATCTCCTGTGGTTGGCGTATTTACACCAGCCAATAAATTTAATAACGTGGTTTTTCCTGCTCCATTGTGACCAAGCAATCCAAAACATTCGCCTCTATAAATTTGTAAATGAATAGGTTTTAACGCCTCAAATTGAGAGCCTTTTGGAAGTTTGTATATTTTACTCACATTTCTAAATTCAATAGAAATTGCACTCATTCTATTAACCCCTCAACCCAAAACCTGATTTCAAAATTTTTATAGAAATTAAAGATGTAGCTATAAAAAATACAAAAGAAATTGAAAATGCAGATAATGCAGAAATATCAGAAACATGAAGCACAGAATAACGAAACATACTCACTATATAAAAAATTGGATTTAAATATCTAATAAACTGAATCCATTCTGGAAAAGTTTGAAATGAAAAAAAGACCCCAGAAAAAAAAATCAATGGCTGTACAATAAAAGACATGATAACACCAATTTGATCCCAACTTTTACAAATTGCACCTGCAGCAATTCCTAAACTTCCAAAAATACCTGTAGCTAAAACTATAGAAATTAATAATAAAATGGGATTAAAGAAAACAAATTCCCAAGAACATAAAAATCCTGCAGACAAAACAGATAATGATACAATCAGAGCCCTAATTATGGCTCCAGAAATGAAAGCAAGCCACATTGCAAATGGAGTCAAAGGAGCCATTAACATATCAACAATTGTACCACTCCACTTTGCAATCATAATACTACTCATTGGATTTTGTAACGCAGCGTTAACAACTTCCATCGCAATAATTCCAGGAATTAAAAAAATGATATATTCGTAGCCGTGCGTTAAAGAAGAATTAGAAGATTGTGACAGCAACTTACCAAGCGCCAAACCAAATAAAGCAAAATAAATCAATGCACTGCCAAAAGGGGCAAATATTGTTTGTGCAGGGACAGCAAAAAATCGACGAACTTCGCGTTCAAATACACCAAAACCAGGCAGCCAAGATTTAGCAACTGGCTTTTTTTTTAAATACTCACTTATGTCCATATCGTCCTCTATATTAATTTAATTCAACACGTAATAGAGAATGACCATTACCTATTTTTTGAACCACAATCCGAGTTCCAATGGCTTCTCTTAAAGAATCAACATGACTAATAATACCCACTTGCGTACCATTAGCATGCAAAGACTCTAACGCACCAATTGCAACCTGTAAGGTTTCAGGATCAAGAGTACCAAAACCTTCATCCAATAATAATGTTTCTATAGGCATTTTGATAGAACGATACTCAGATAAAGCCAACGCTAAAGCTAATGAAACTAAAAAAGTTTCGCCACCTGAAAGAGTTTTAAATGATCTGAGGGCATTAGCATGATAACTATCTTGAATTGCAAAAGCCAATCGAGGCTTATTTTCAGCGTCAAGAGCTGGTGCTAAGGTATATCGTTTATCAAAACGATATAAGTGATAATTTGCTTTAAAAATTAGTTCTTCTAAGTTTAGGATTTGCGCAAATTTTTTAAAATTTTCACCGTTATTTATACCAATTAACTGATGCATTTTATTCCAAAGCACAAACT
This region of Spirobacillus cienkowskii genomic DNA includes:
- a CDS encoding ABC transporter ATP-binding protein yields the protein MSAISIEFRNVSKIYKLPKGSQFEALKPIHLQIYRGECFGLLGHNGAGKTTLLNLLAGVNTPTTGDIFVEGLSVKNNTSEVKRLLGVVQQELIADSFFDLPTMLAIQSKLSGYYPDKEWIDFLLEKLLLAEHRKKTTRELSGGMKRRMMIARALVHKPKILILDEPTAGVDVELRRTMWRFVEDLHKQGMTIILTTHYLQEAEDFCSRIAIIKKGEIVTLKQSQEMLALGGKHKISCLIIIDNITQWLDENLNFLRQNSILAEPIKTAVKNNCNLKLSITYIHGSMTSFIDASKLLNSMINKLKLKVFEICTESPDLEDVFIKINAGDIVKNS
- a CDS encoding ABC transporter permease, which encodes MDISEYLKKKPVAKSWLPGFGVFEREVRRFFAVPAQTIFAPFGSALIYFALFGLALGKLLSQSSNSSLTHGYEYIIFLIPGIIAMEVVNAALQNPMSSIMIAKWSGTIVDMLMAPLTPFAMWLAFISGAIIRALIVSLSVLSAGFLCSWEFVFFNPILLLISIVLATGIFGSLGIAAGAICKSWDQIGVIMSFIVQPLIFFSGVFFSFQTFPEWIQFIRYLNPIFYIVSMFRYSVLHVSDISALSAFSISFVFFIATSLISIKILKSGFGLRG